A part of Camelus ferus isolate YT-003-E chromosome 6, BCGSAC_Cfer_1.0, whole genome shotgun sequence genomic DNA contains:
- the BCL2L10 gene encoding bcl-2-like protein 10 isoform X3, which yields MADGRRERTALLLTDYLEYCAREPRTPARAPSTPEAAVLRCVAAQIQEDNSHFSYYRGFRGDRVELVARMAQELLADDQGPSWGRVASLLTFAGTLLERPPPGTWGPREKEGISRNCRLLVASLCVQFSGLHRTWLVAHGGWDGFCLFFQPALQPSWERQLVWVFLSCCTQ from the exons ATGGCGGATGGGCGAAGGGAGCGCACGGCCCTCCTGCTGACCGACTACCTGGAGTACTGCGCCCGGGAGCCCCGCACGCCCGCGAGGGCGCCGTCCACGCCCGAGGCCGCCGTGCTGCGCTGCGTGGCCGCCCAGATACAGGAGGACAACTCGCACTTCTCCTACTACCGCGGCTTCCGCGGGGACCGCGTCGAGCTGGTGGCCAGGATGGCGCAGGAGCTACTCGCTGACGACCAGGGCCCCAGCTGGGGCCGCGTGGCATCGCTGCTGACCTTCGCGGGGACGCTGCTGGAGAGGCCGCCGCCGGGCACCTGGGGTCCGAGGGAGAAGGAAGGCATTAGCCGTAACTGCCGACTTCTGGTGGCTTCGCTGTGTGTCCAGTTCTCGGGATTGCACCGCACCTGGCTGGTGGCGCACGGCGGCTGG GATGGATTTTGTCTCTTCTTCCAGCCTGCACTGCAGCCATCTTGGGAAAGACAGCTGGTCTGGGTTTTTCTGTCATGCTGTACGCAATAG
- the BCL2L10 gene encoding bcl-2-like protein 10 isoform X1 produces MADGRRERTALLLTDYLEYCAREPRTPARAPSTPEAAVLRCVAAQIQEDNSHFSYYRGFRGDRVELVARMAQELLADDQGPSWGRVASLLTFAGTLLERPPPGTWGPREKEGISRNCRLLVASLCVQFSGLHRTWLVAHGGWVPCSCQISSNSWVLLLLGIESGENVCLPRGSLPGKRRAHRRTEVRDVGWDGDGRNSPTDS; encoded by the exons ATGGCGGATGGGCGAAGGGAGCGCACGGCCCTCCTGCTGACCGACTACCTGGAGTACTGCGCCCGGGAGCCCCGCACGCCCGCGAGGGCGCCGTCCACGCCCGAGGCCGCCGTGCTGCGCTGCGTGGCCGCCCAGATACAGGAGGACAACTCGCACTTCTCCTACTACCGCGGCTTCCGCGGGGACCGCGTCGAGCTGGTGGCCAGGATGGCGCAGGAGCTACTCGCTGACGACCAGGGCCCCAGCTGGGGCCGCGTGGCATCGCTGCTGACCTTCGCGGGGACGCTGCTGGAGAGGCCGCCGCCGGGCACCTGGGGTCCGAGGGAGAAGGAAGGCATTAGCCGTAACTGCCGACTTCTGGTGGCTTCGCTGTGTGTCCAGTTCTCGGGATTGCACCGCACCTGGCTGGTGGCGCACGGCGGCTGG GTCCCATGTTCTTGCCAGATATCTTCCAACTCATGGGTTCTGTTGCTGTTGGGAATAGAATCTGGAGAGAATGTTTGCCTTCCCAGAGGGAGCCTGCCTGGAAAGAGAAGAGCTCACAGAAGGACAGAGGTCAGAGATGTGGGGTGGGATGGAGACGGGAGAAACAGTCCCACTGACAGCTGA
- the BCL2L10 gene encoding bcl-2-like protein 10 isoform X2, with translation MADGRRERTALLLTDYLEYCAREPRTPARAPSTPEAAVLRCVAAQIQEDNSHFSYYRGFRGDRVELVARMAQELLADDQGPSWGRVASLLTFAGTLLERPPPGTWGPREKEGISRNCRLLVASLCVQFSGLHRTWLVAHGGWVPCSCQISSNSWVLLLLGIESGENVCLPRGSLPGKRRAHRRTEIC, from the exons ATGGCGGATGGGCGAAGGGAGCGCACGGCCCTCCTGCTGACCGACTACCTGGAGTACTGCGCCCGGGAGCCCCGCACGCCCGCGAGGGCGCCGTCCACGCCCGAGGCCGCCGTGCTGCGCTGCGTGGCCGCCCAGATACAGGAGGACAACTCGCACTTCTCCTACTACCGCGGCTTCCGCGGGGACCGCGTCGAGCTGGTGGCCAGGATGGCGCAGGAGCTACTCGCTGACGACCAGGGCCCCAGCTGGGGCCGCGTGGCATCGCTGCTGACCTTCGCGGGGACGCTGCTGGAGAGGCCGCCGCCGGGCACCTGGGGTCCGAGGGAGAAGGAAGGCATTAGCCGTAACTGCCGACTTCTGGTGGCTTCGCTGTGTGTCCAGTTCTCGGGATTGCACCGCACCTGGCTGGTGGCGCACGGCGGCTGG GTCCCATGTTCTTGCCAGATATCTTCCAACTCATGGGTTCTGTTGCTGTTGGGAATAGAATCTGGAGAGAATGTTTGCCTTCCCAGAGGGAGCCTGCCTGGAAAGAGAAGAGCTCACAGAAGGACAGAG